The stretch of DNA GAGGGCATCGCAGGTCAGGCCCTCGTAGGCTTTACCCTGCCAGACAAAGCCCCAGAAGTCGCGGTTGCCCGCCTGGCGCTCACCGGCCTGGATGCGGGTGGCTTGCTGGTCAAGCTCGGTCCAGGTCTGGGGCGGACGCTGGAAGCCGTATTTCTGCAACAGGTCGGTGCGGTAGTAGAGCAGACCCGCATCGGTGAAGAAGGGAATCGAGGTCAGCTTGCCCCGGATGGTGTTGTTCTCAACGATCCGTGGGAAGAACTCTTTGAGTTCGGCCTCGGTGAAGAACTGCTTGAGGTCGGCAGCGTGGGGCGCCACAATGCCAGGCCAGATCACATCAATCATGTAGACGTCTACGTCGGCGCTGCGGGCTGCCCAGTATTGCTGGTACAGGGCCAGACGGTCGTTGGTATCGGCGGGCGAGTCAATGTACTCGATTTTGTTGCCGGTTTTCTGAGCCCATTCTTCCGATTTGGCCTTCATCCAGCGGCCACCCTCGCCTACAGCGGTCGAGTCGCCCGCTACACGAATCGTCACCCCCTGGGCAAAGGCCAGCCCCCCTACCGCAAGGGTCAGGGCTAAAGCACCTACCAGCCACTTCTTCATGTTTCCTCCTGTTTCAGTGGAAGTGCTTCCATCAATCGCTGTCCAATTTCGACTGACTGCACTTTTGTTTGTGGAAGACCTTCCAACCGGGAGTGTAACCCAGGGCATATAAACTGTCAACTCAAGATTTGGATGGCTTTTCACGTATGATGAGCCAACCGATGTTGAGAAAGTTTTGTCCTGGACAAAGCAAAGGCCGCCCATTCAGGCGGCCACTTTTGTGCAGAGCGCGATAAGCGTCTGTTTTACCGGATTCAAAGAGACAGTCGGCCACGGATCAACCGAATCTGGTATTACAGTTTTTTGAGCGACTGCACCAACTGCCCCAGTACGCTCTGGGCATCGCCGTAAAGCATGCGGGTGTTGTCGGCGTAGAAAAGCTCGTTTTCCACCCCGGCAAACCCCTTGCCCTGCCCGCGCTTGATGACAATGGCGTTCTTGGCCTTGTCCACGTCCAGAATAGGCATGCCGTAAAGCGGGGAGCCCTTGCGATGAGCAGCGGGGTTGACCACGTCGTTGGCGCCAATCACCACCGCCACGTCGGCCTGGGGGAACTCGGGGTTGATGTCCTCGAGGTCGTAGAGCTTGTCGTAGGCCACCCCCGCCTCGGCCAGCAACACGTTCATGTGCCCCGGCATCCGGCCCGCTACCGGGTGAATGGCGTACTTGACCTCGATACCCTTGGCCTCGAGTACATCTGCCACCTCGCGCAGCTTGTGCTGGGCCTGGGCCACAGCCATTCCGTAGCCGGGTACAAAGATAACCTTGGAGGCGTAAGCCAGCATGACCGCCGCATCTTCCAGGTCAATCGGCTTGAGGCTGCCCTTCACCTCGCCTGCTTCCTGCTCAACGCCAAAGCCCCCTACCAGCACGCTCCACAGGCTGCGGTTCATGGCCTTGGCCATCAGGAGGGTGAGCAGCGTACCCGCCGCACCGACCACCGTACCGGCCACTATCAGAGCAGCATTCCCGATGGCAAAGCCCTCAAAGCCTACCGCCAGGCCGGTGAAGGCGTTGTAGAGCGAAATCACCACCGGCATATCCCCACCGCCAATGGGCAGGGTCATCAAGACCCCAAAGCTGAGGGCCAGGAGGAAAAAAGCCAGGATGGGGTAGCCCGGCTGGCTGACGAGCACCCACAAAGCCAGCAGCAAGGCCCCCACCCCCACACCGGCATTGACCAGCTTTTGCGCTGGGAACTGGATGGGGCGGCTCGACATAAGGCCCTGTAGCTTGGCAAAGGCAATCAGGCTCCCAGTGAAGGACACCGAACCGATCAGCGCACCTAGAATAGCGAGCAACTTGAGCCCCTGGGCCTCGCCAAACTCTCCGCGCAGAAGCTCCACCGCCGCAATGGCCCCGGCAGCGCCCCCACCCATGCCGTTGTAGATGGCCACCATCTGGGGCATGTCGGTCATCTGCACGCGCTTGGCGGCAATCCAGGCCACCACCGTGCCGATGACGATAGCCACCAGCATCAAAAGCTGGTTGTGCATGTTGGGGAGCAGGAAGGTCGCCAGCGTTGCCGCCACCATGGCAACCCCGGCCCAGATCACCCCGCTACGGGCCGTGTTGGGCGAGGACATGCGCTTGAGGCCCAGAATAAACAGGAGCGCCGTCAGGAAGTAGATAAGCTCGACAAAGTTTTCCATAGCAACATATAGCATTGGACGGTAGCCAGAAAGCCCGCAGGAGGCTTAGGGCTATCGGTTGTGAGCTATTGGCCTCCTTTCGGCTTGCGCTCAAACATTTCCAGCATCCGTTCGGTCACGGCGTAGCCCCCCGCAGCGTTGGCGGCTCCCAGAATGACCCCGAAGAAGCCAATGGCCTGCTCGAGGGGCGTCTCGGCGTGGCCCAGCACCACCATGGCCCCCACCACCACAATGCCGTGAATAAAGTTAGAGCCCGACATCAGGGGGGTGTGCAAAATCACCGGCACCCGGCTAATCACTTCGTAACCAGTAAAAGCCGCCAGCAAAAAGATATAGAGCGCAGCCCAGGTTGAGTCCATCAGGCACCTCCAACGAGCGCCCTGGTGGGCGCATGGGTAATCTCGCCTTGGTGGGTTAGAAGCGCCCCGGCCAGAATCTCGTCGCTCCAGTCGGGGGCAAGTTGACCATCTTTGATGAGCAGTTTGGAGAGGTTGTAGAGGTTTTTGGCGTACATCTCGCTGGCGTGTACCGAGAGCGCACTGGGCAGGTTCAGGGGCCCCACAATCTTGACCCCGTTCACCTCCACCGTCTTGCCCGGCTGGGTCAGCTCGCAGTTGCCCCCGGACTCGGCGGCCAGGTCTACCACCACCGCACCGGGGTTCATCCGCTCGACCATGTCCTTGGTAATGAGGATGGGCGCGTTGCGGCCCGGAATCTGGGCGGTGGTGATGACCGCATCCATACTGCCCACCTCTTTGGCCAGGGCTTCATGCTGGATTTTCTTTTCTTCCTCGGTAAGCTCGCGGGCGTAGCCCCCTTCGCCCTCGGCGCTGATGGGTAGCTCAATAACCTTGGCCCCTAGCGACAGGGCTTGCTCGGCTGCCGCTTTGCGAACGTCGTAGGTCCAGACATTAGCCCCCAGGCGGCGCACCGTAGCAATGGCCTGCAAGCCTGCCACGCCCACCCCCATCACCATGACCTTAGCAGGGCGGATGGTGCCCGCCGCAGTCGTGAGCATGGGGAAAAAGCGGCTGCTCTCTCGCGCGGCTATCAGGGCGGCCACATAGCCGGCCACGGTAGCCTGCGAGGAGAGCACGTCCATACTCTGAGCCCGGGTAATGCGGGGCACAAGCTCCATGGCCAGGGCGGTAAGCTTACCGGCGGCCATGGCCTGTACCCGCACCGGGCTGCGGTGGGGGTACATCAGGCCCGCCACAATGGTGCCGGGCTCGAGCTGCGCCAGATCCGATTGATCCAGAGGCTGTACAGTGAAAACCACCTGCGCACCTTTGAAAAGCTGATCCCTGGATACAATCTCGGCCCCCACATTTCGGTACGCCTCATCGGAGTAGTAAGCCTCGGCGCCGGCACCGGCCTCGAGGCGCACACCCCAGCCTTCCTTAATCAGACGGCTCACCACCTCCGGCGTGAGCGCCACCCGGCGTTCACCTGGGGCGGTTTCTTTGGGTACCGCTATTTGAACCATTCGACCTCCTAAAAACACTCGACGTTTGGTATACCGCTCCGCAGGGAAGTATACCAGTGACGGCCCAGGGAGCAACGTCCCAACCCGATGATTGACCTGGATTCCCTTGTCTCAATACAATCGCTTTCGTTCTGATAAGGAGTACTTGTGGATTTCCAGGGAAAAGTGGTGATAGTGACCGGCGGGGCCTCGGGCATGGGGGAGGCTTCTGCCCGGGAGTTTGCCAGGGCCGGGGCCCAGGTGGTGATAGTGGATCGCAACGAGGCGCAAGCCCGCCGGGTCGCAACTGAACTGGGGGCAGACGTGCGGGTTGGGGATGTGAGCGATTCGGCCTTCTGTAACACTGTGGTGGAAGAAACGGTACGGCGGCATGGGCGGCTGGATGTGCTGGTCAATGCGGCGGGCATCATCGTGCGGGCCAGCGGCGAGCACACCACCGACGAGCAGTGGAACCGCATCATGGGGGTGAACGTGAGCGGCACTTTCTTCATGTGCCGGGCTGCCATCAAGGCCATGAAGCCTCAGGGTAGCGGCGCCATCGTCAACTTCGGCTCCATCTGGGGCGACCTAGGGGCCGCCGGGGTAGCCGCCTACTGTGCCAGCAAGGGCGCGGTACACAACCTCACCCGCGCACTGGCCCTCGACCACGCCAAAGATGGCATCCGCATCAACGCGGTCTGCCCTGGCGAGGTGAATACCCCCATGCTCCAGTCCGAGCGCAAGGAACCCGTCACCCCCGAACTTTTGCAACGCCTGGCCGATACCGTACCGATGGGCCGCCTGGCCGACCCGGTGGAGATTGCCCAGGTGGTGCTTTTTCTGGCCTCGAGCAAAGCCAGCTACATGACCGGCTCGCTGGTGCTGGTGGATGCCGGGTTTGCTGCCAGGTGAAGGCAGCCTCGAGGCCCGTAGCCGTCAACCTGGGGCTCTAATCGAGCATCTTTCGAGCAAGGAAATCAAAGCGGGCTTGGTTTCAAGGTCTTTTTGCTGCGGACTTTTGCGAACAGCATCTCTGCACACCCCTGAGGGGAGCTATCCATGGAATACCGCAATCTGGGTCGAACCGGCGTCAAGGTTGCACCTCTGGCCCTGGGCACTGACAACATCCTGAACCCCACCCCCGAAGCCGAGGCCAGGGAGATGATTCTTCGGGCCATCGAGGCTGGCATCAATCTGATTGATACCTCCAACAGCTACATGCAGGGCGAGGCCGAGCGGGTGATAGGACA from Meiothermus sp. CFH 77666 encodes:
- a CDS encoding NAD(P)(+) transhydrogenase (Re/Si-specific) subunit beta gives rise to the protein MENFVELIYFLTALLFILGLKRMSSPNTARSGVIWAGVAMVAATLATFLLPNMHNQLLMLVAIVIGTVVAWIAAKRVQMTDMPQMVAIYNGMGGGAAGAIAAVELLRGEFGEAQGLKLLAILGALIGSVSFTGSLIAFAKLQGLMSSRPIQFPAQKLVNAGVGVGALLLALWVLVSQPGYPILAFFLLALSFGVLMTLPIGGGDMPVVISLYNAFTGLAVGFEGFAIGNAALIVAGTVVGAAGTLLTLLMAKAMNRSLWSVLVGGFGVEQEAGEVKGSLKPIDLEDAAVMLAYASKVIFVPGYGMAVAQAQHKLREVADVLEAKGIEVKYAIHPVAGRMPGHMNVLLAEAGVAYDKLYDLEDINPEFPQADVAVVIGANDVVNPAAHRKGSPLYGMPILDVDKAKNAIVIKRGQGKGFAGVENELFYADNTRMLYGDAQSVLGQLVQSLKKL
- a CDS encoding NAD(P) transhydrogenase subunit alpha — encoded protein: MDSTWAALYIFLLAAFTGYEVISRVPVILHTPLMSGSNFIHGIVVVGAMVVLGHAETPLEQAIGFFGVILGAANAAGGYAVTERMLEMFERKPKGGQ
- a CDS encoding Re/Si-specific NAD(P)(+) transhydrogenase subunit alpha, with protein sequence MVQIAVPKETAPGERRVALTPEVVSRLIKEGWGVRLEAGAGAEAYYSDEAYRNVGAEIVSRDQLFKGAQVVFTVQPLDQSDLAQLEPGTIVAGLMYPHRSPVRVQAMAAGKLTALAMELVPRITRAQSMDVLSSQATVAGYVAALIAARESSRFFPMLTTAAGTIRPAKVMVMGVGVAGLQAIATVRRLGANVWTYDVRKAAAEQALSLGAKVIELPISAEGEGGYARELTEEEKKIQHEALAKEVGSMDAVITTAQIPGRNAPILITKDMVERMNPGAVVVDLAAESGGNCELTQPGKTVEVNGVKIVGPLNLPSALSVHASEMYAKNLYNLSKLLIKDGQLAPDWSDEILAGALLTHQGEITHAPTRALVGGA
- a CDS encoding SDR family oxidoreductase — translated: MDFQGKVVIVTGGASGMGEASAREFARAGAQVVIVDRNEAQARRVATELGADVRVGDVSDSAFCNTVVEETVRRHGRLDVLVNAAGIIVRASGEHTTDEQWNRIMGVNVSGTFFMCRAAIKAMKPQGSGAIVNFGSIWGDLGAAGVAAYCASKGAVHNLTRALALDHAKDGIRINAVCPGEVNTPMLQSERKEPVTPELLQRLADTVPMGRLADPVEIAQVVLFLASSKASYMTGSLVLVDAGFAAR